One window from the genome of Pirellulales bacterium encodes:
- a CDS encoding PQQ-binding-like beta-propeller repeat protein — MPDSLPVSIARSLLATPLRPIWSVVISLGIVATATGEDWPQFRGPDGQGHSNERGLPIEWSETQNVAWKQPIEGLGWSSPTIVAGQIWLTTANTEQGTLQAVRLDAKSGQEISYFEVFRKDDLGPIHNKNSHASPTPIIEGDRVYVHFGAHGTACLSTAGEVLWRNEDLKYDHRHGPAGSPVIFGELLIISCDGTDKQFVVALDKKTGQTRWQTDRTGRMAYSTPLVIDVEGQKQLVSPGGDQVVSYAPDTGKEIWRFRYDGYSVVPRPVFGHGLVFVSSAYDSPVLYAIRLPGTGDITETAAAWSMRRGAPNNPSPVLVGDELYIVSDLGIATCVDAETGEQHWQTRLGGGFSASLLEAEGNIYFTNEEGLTTVMAADKSSKKLATNQVEGRTLASLATTDGAIFLRTDKALYRIQSP, encoded by the coding sequence GTGCCTGATTCGTTACCCGTAAGCATCGCTCGTTCGCTGCTGGCAACTCCGCTGCGGCCTATTTGGTCGGTTGTCATCTCGTTGGGCATCGTTGCGACGGCTACTGGCGAGGACTGGCCGCAATTCCGCGGGCCCGACGGGCAGGGGCATTCCAACGAGCGCGGCTTGCCGATCGAGTGGAGCGAGACGCAAAACGTGGCCTGGAAGCAGCCGATCGAAGGACTTGGCTGGTCGTCGCCGACAATCGTGGCGGGACAAATCTGGCTGACGACGGCGAACACCGAACAGGGCACGCTGCAGGCCGTGCGTCTCGACGCGAAGAGCGGGCAAGAGATTTCCTATTTCGAAGTCTTTCGCAAAGACGACCTCGGCCCCATTCACAACAAGAACAGCCACGCGTCGCCGACGCCGATCATTGAAGGGGACCGGGTCTATGTGCATTTCGGCGCGCACGGCACCGCTTGTTTGTCGACCGCCGGCGAGGTCCTGTGGCGCAACGAAGACCTGAAATACGATCACCGGCACGGACCAGCCGGTTCGCCGGTGATCTTTGGCGAACTGTTGATAATCAGTTGCGACGGGACCGATAAGCAGTTCGTCGTGGCCCTGGACAAAAAAACTGGTCAGACGCGCTGGCAGACCGATCGCACCGGACGAATGGCTTACTCGACGCCGCTGGTGATCGATGTCGAAGGGCAGAAGCAACTCGTCAGCCCAGGCGGCGACCAGGTGGTGAGTTACGCTCCGGATACGGGCAAGGAAATCTGGCGCTTTCGCTACGACGGCTACTCGGTTGTGCCACGGCCGGTATTTGGACATGGCCTCGTGTTCGTCAGCTCGGCTTACGACTCGCCGGTGTTGTACGCGATTCGATTGCCGGGCACAGGGGACATCACCGAGACGGCAGCTGCCTGGTCGATGCGGCGTGGCGCGCCGAATAACCCGTCGCCCGTGCTCGTGGGAGACGAACTTTATATCGTCAGCGATCTCGGCATTGCCACGTGCGTCGACGCCGAGACCGGCGAACAGCATTGGCAGACTCGTTTGGGAGGCGGGTTCTCGGCGTCTCTACTCGAGGCCGAGGGGAACATCTACTTCACCAACGAAGAAGGCCTGACGACGGTCATGGCGGCGGACAAGTCGTCGAAGAAGCTGGCAACGAATCAGGTCGAAGGGCGCACGCTCGCTTCACTGGCCACGACCGACGGCGCTATCTTCTTGCGAACGGACAAGGCGCTCTATCGGATTCAGTCGCCGTAG